Part of the Virgibacillus natechei genome is shown below.
CTTGTACTATGTAGTGTGTTTGTCTATGTTTGGATGGCTTATCTGGGAATTGGAACAGCTATTATTTCCCAAGATGCTACGGCATTAAGTTCGACCGAATACGAACTAAGTAAGCTCTGGTTTATCATCGGCCGTGTTTTGTTTGCTGTTTTATTTGCTGCGTTACTTTTATTTGTACCCACACTGTATTTTTATTTACTAACAGACATACCTTATCGTAAGTTGATTATCATGCAACAGGTTGTACTTTTGGTGCTTTTAGTTGAAAGAATTCTATGGGTACCATTGGTGCTGTTTAGTGGGCTGGATTGGTATGTATCGCCGTTATCATTTGGAGTCATTGCTTCTTATTTAACGGAAACACCTTGGATTATCTATTTTTTCGGAGCCATATCCCTTTTTCAGTTATGGGTTATTTGGTTTCAGGTGAAATACCTTAGCACGATGACTGCTATCAAGAAACATTGGCTGTGGGTAAATGTCATCTGTTTACATATTCTATACTGGTGTCTGGCGGCATTTTTGGCTTATGCTAATACGTATATCATAAGTGGGTGGTTTGGATGATACGAAGAAGACTTATTCAAGCATTAGCTGTTGTATTTATAGGCGTTAATTTTTTATTGGTGTATGTTGATGATGGGGAAAATGTGGAGCGAACATCGTATATTACGAACTGGTCGCACGTTTTTGAATCGGATATGCTTGAGCAGCTCCATAAGCCAGGGGTTCTCGCATATGCGGAAGAGGAACATATCTACTTTGATCAAAACGTTGGTAGTTTTCAAGAATTCTTGGTCGAGGAAGGGGCTCAAGTGAACGCGGGTGATGGGCTTTATGTCTATCAAGTTAACGATTATGTCGAGGTAGAAGCCAATCTAATGCGTGAGGTAGAAGCCCTCAATGGAGAAATTTCGGCGGTTGAAGAGGCTATAGCACAAATGGATAGCTATCAAATCCAAGATATATCTCCATCAACGCTTGACCCGTTTGGTTTTGATGAAGAGCTGCCACCGCTAGATGAGGGAGAAATGTTGGATCCAGCTGAAACAGCAGATGAACGAGATGAAAGAGATGAACCAGAAGAAGCGGTAGAAGCAGAATTGATGAAAGAACAATATATCATTGAGAAAGAAAAAGAGTTAGCCCAAAAGACGGCTCAATTAAATAGTGTAGAGGGCCAACTAACCGAGCTTCAGTCTGGTGGCGATACCGTAACGGTAGTAAGTCCTTTCCAGGGAACAATTAAAGCGGTAAAAGAAACGCTCGAGGATCCAGTTATTACGATTGAAGGTACAGCATTACATGCTGAAGGTGAGCTAACGGAACAGGAGCGAACTCAAGTTGAGCCTGGGCAGGAAGTAGAGGTACGTCTCACGGAGCAAGAAATGGTAATGGAAGGCGAAGTAAATGAGATAAGTGAGTCGCCAATAGAAGTCCAGATAGAAGGCGAAAGCATCTACCCATTTACTGTAGCGTTTAATGAAATGGATGAAGAAGTAGATCAGGAGGACCTGCTTCCAGGCTACCATGCTAACGTAAGCATTGTGATGGAAGAGTCCCTAGGTGCTACGGTTTTATTTGAAGACCATGTATTTACTGATTCTGTATGGAAAATGAATGCGGATGGAAAACTAGTGGAACAAAGGGTGGAAACAGGTATTTTGATGGACACGATGCTTGAAATAACCAATGGTGTAACGATGGGTGATACAGTGGCAGAAGAGCCGACTGCACAATTCCGTAATGGCGCATCATTCATCACGCCACTCAAACGAAGTGGGATTTCTTGGGATAATATCACGAGCTATGAGCATTGGAGTAAAGCCATGGTTTCAGGGTTCCTTTCCAGGTGATCAAGGGGTGTTCTGGAAAGGAGCCCTCCATTTCACATTTAAGAAACAGAGGTCTTATCATCATATTGGCGTTGTTCTTGCTTTCGGTGGTATAGCACATTTACAATCGCACCCACCATTAAGATTAGTCCGGTTAAAAAGAACCAAATCATTAATATGATAACACCACCTAGACTGCCGTAAGTGGCAGAATAGTTACCGAAATTACTAACATAAAACGAGAAACCTAAGGATATGATTTGCCATAGGAAACTGGCTGTGAGTGCACCAGGGATAATGTTCTTAAATGGTATTTGTTTATTTGGTGCAAATCGATATAATAGCATTAAGAGGCTCGTTAGGACGACAATACTAATGGTCCAACGTAATACTTGGAATAACAGAGCCATCGTGCCTGAGAGCCCTAGAAATGATTGTAGAAAGCTTACAATAATATTTCCAAACATCGGTAAGGTAAAAGCAATAATCAACGCCACAATCATGCCAAGTGTTAATCCTAGTGATAGAAGGCGAACCAGAATAAAAGGTCTGGTTTCCTCAACATCATAGGCTGTATTGGACGATTTAATAAATGCGTTAATCCCGTTGGACGCGGCCCATAAGGCACCGATTATACCAATAGTGAGCAATCCACCCTGAGGAGTTGCTATCATGCTTATTATATTTTCTTCAAAAATAGAGGCTATTTCGCCTGGAAGCATGTTACCTATGAAATTCACAGCATCATTTGGATTAATATTAAAATACGGTATAATGGTAAAGCCGACAATAATTAATGGGAAAATAGCTAGTAAATAATAGTATGCTTGTGCTGCTGCTAATAAAGGAACGTTATCAGCTTTAAATTTTGTCATAAAATCAGTTGCGAACTTTTTTAATTGAATCATGTAACTTCCCCCAGGTATTTGTTTACTTCCTTTCTATACCCTAGATCGCGTATAGTAAACCTGTTCAATAGAGAACATAAATAATGTTTTAATTCACTGCACAAGTGGTATAATTGCATGAAAGGAGGTCTGATCCATGGGAGTAATCTATTTAGGAATTCTACTATGTTCAATCGCATTTGCAGGTAGCGTTGCATACATATGTCTTGTATTAAAACGCATATCCACCACGATGCAAACCCTGGGGACAACCTTAGGTGAGGTGGAGAAAGAACTGGAATCCATTACCCCGGAGATAAAGGAGACGGTTCAGCATACAGGTAATCTTGTTGATGATGTGTCGGATAAAGTGAACGCAACCGACAGTGTATTCGATACGCTTGAGAATATCGGAAATTCAGCTAACGCTGTGAATGATGTCTATCACCATAATCGAGAAAAGCTTTCCGATGAACAATTTCAGCGAAAAGTTACCCCGTTTATTGAGGGAATAAGATGGACGGAAGCTGCTTTTCTATTATATTCGAAGTGGAAAAAACAACAATCAAATGAGGAACCAATCAATCAAACAGGGAGTAGGGATGAAATATGACGTTAACTGGAATAGGTGTACTTATTATCGGGGTTGCTTTTCTTGTCTTAACAATCTTCATAGCACATACATTACAAAACCTTGCAGGTATACTTAGTGGAATTGAAAAAACAGTTGAAAAATTGCCTGATCAACTGGATGATGTTTTTAAAGAAACAGGAACGCTAATTAATCAAAGTAATGACACCATCGCTGATGTAAATGACAAATTAGAGCAATTAAGTCCGCTGTTTTACATTGTTGGAGATGTCGGGAACGTGACGAGAAATGTTACCTCTTCATTCGTTGATGTGACCGAAACAATGAAACATAACACAGAAGACAGCAAGGAAGTTTCTGATAAAAATAGCCTTGGCGGTTTATATGGATCATTTGCATTAGGTTACTATTTACTTCAAAAACGCAGGCAAGCAAGAAGTGAAGGAGCTACCTCAAATGAGCAAAACGAATAATATGCTAGTGGCAAGTGCTGTGAGTGGTGTTTTTATAGGATGGGTTATGAAAAATTCTATTGCGAAGCGGCAACAAAGAGTAGAGTATAAACCGATCCTCGACATGTTAAAAAGAAAAGAAAGAAATATGTATGAAGAAGGTCGCAGGCGTGCGAATGAATTAAGCCAGATTAAGCAGGAAATAACAAACAAAGTCGTACAATAATAATGTGTAAATCTCTGCGTGTGAGCAGGGATTTATTTTTATACAAAAAAGAGCTGGAGGTGCAATTAGTAGTTCACTTAGGTTGGAGAAAATCGACAATTAAATGATAATTAGCATACCGAATCACATAAGATTTAGTATGCTAATTTTTATTGATATATCAGTTTTTTAAAGAACAATGGGCCAATTTTAACGTTTGAATTAACAGTGAAATTAGTATATCGACAATTATGTTAAAATAAATCTAAAGATTGTAATACAAGGGCCTTAAATTGAAGGTTTTGGGTTTCAAACTTTATAACTATCGGCTAGATTGTGGAAGATGGCTAATTGAACAAAAAGGAGGCGATAAAGTTGAGAGCGACAACATACTTATTATTTACAATTCTAATAATGCACTTAATCACGCTTACAAACATAGTTGTTTTTGACGGGAATTGGAATGGTATAGTAATGACTGTCAATACAGTTTTACTTATTCTAGCATTTGGCTTAGTCCAAAACGTAAAAAAGACAATAAATGATTAATTCCTAAGCATCGTTCAACCCTCAGTTATCGGGTGCTTTAGCCGAATAACACATTGTTGAAGGCTTAACAGGAAAAATGCTAGACAGAGGAGTGTTATAAATAGAAGTGTTTTTCCAAGACAAACAAGAACAAGAGATAAGTACAAAACCAATGAAAATAATCAGGCTATCAATTGCAATATTAATGGTGATATTATTTGTCTTTAGCATTATCGATGGTTTTGATCTTACCTTAATAAAGTGGGTTATCATATTAGCAGGAGTCATTTCCTTATTTGATGGTATCGAAAAATATTATCAAAAAAAATCGAGTAAAGTAATTCTTTTTGAGTTTGGATTTGCTCTTTTTTGGTTTACATTAGTATTTAGTGTGTAGAGAACGAAGCGGAAAAATCTTGAACATACGGTTCCACTATACCAGCTAATATTAGAAATTTGTTCAAAAATTGGGCACTTAACGAACAATCATATTCCGGAATATGGCTATTTGCGGAACAAACTATACTAAATAGAAGGCGTCTGCTTTTAGAAGGGGAAGGGAATATTTATGGAGAAAAATACACTATAGTTACATTAAAAGAACGTCCAGATTTAGAAGGTGACTTAAATAATTTGCATAGTATAGGGTGGACAAAATATATGAGAGAGGACCCTATAGCAGTAAAGTATTGGGATAAATTACTCTCTTGGTTTCCTGAATTTCAATATATTCTTTTGGATGAGAAATTAAATCCTGTGGCTTGTGGAAATTCAGTTCCTTTTGATTGGGATGGTAATGAAGGTAGCTTGCCAACAGGATGGGATGGGGTTTTTGAAAAAGGAATAGTAGATTATGAAAATAACATACAGCCAAATTCATTGTCAGCATTAGCTATTATCATTCATCCAGCATTCAGGGGTAAGGGTCTGAGTAAGAGAATGGTGAAGGAAATGAAAGGTTTAGCCATTAAAAGTAATTTTAATAATATGGTAGCCCCTGTTCGTCCTTCGTTAAAATCCAAATATCCTTTGATTCCAATGGAAGAATACATCGGTTGGATGAGAGATGACGGAACTCATTTTGATCCTTGGATTAGAACGCATTTTAAAATTGGTGCTTCCATTATAAAAGTGGCAGAAACATCTATGGTAATTCCAGCTACAGTTAAGGATTGGGAAAAGTGGATTAATATGAAATTACCTTCGTCGGGAAGCTATATAATAAATGAGGGTTTAGTACCTTTAGAATTAGATAAGGACGCCAACAAGGGTGTTTACATCGAACCTAATGTATGGATGAAGCATCCATTGGTCTAATTGAAAATGTTTCGCAATCGGGCCATATTGTAGAGTAATGTGTGTGAAGTTTTAGCTGTATATTGAATAGGGGAGTATGTAGTTGATGAGCAATATGACTAATGAAGAAATACCAAGGGAAGCATTTGACGCATTAAGAATTGCGAAGAATGTACTCGGGAGCAAGTTAGTTGGTATGTCTCTTTATGGTTCGGCAGTAAGTGGTGGGTTACGCATAAATAGTGATGTCGATGTCCTTGCTGTCGTAAATCAGCAATTATCTGAAGCTACTCGAAGAAAACTAACAGAACGCTTAATGCCGATATCAGGAAAAATAGGGGATGAAAAAGGAATGCGGTATCTTGAATTCATCGTTATTAATAAAGAAGATAGCGTACCTTGGCAATATCCACCGAGGAATGAATTGATATATGGGGAATGGCTTAGATCTGAGTTTGAGAATGGTCAAATTCCGAAACCAATATTTGATCCTGATTTAGCTATAGTTTTGGCACAAGCACGAGAACATAGCGTTTCACTATTTGGACCTGATTTGTCAACGATACTTGACCCCATTCCGGTAACAGATATTCAAAAAGCAATAAAGGAGTCTTTGCCAGAGTTAATTGATGATCTTAAGGGTGACGAACGTAATGTGCTATTAACTCTAGCTCGCATGTGGCAAACAATGGCTGAAAATGCAATTTCTCCAAAGGATGTGGCTGCACAATGGGCAATCCCTAAGTTACCGAAGCAGCAGGCGAAAGTGCTCGATATCGCTAAAAAAGCTTATCTTGGTGAGTATGATGATGATTGGGACGGAATGGAAGCCGAAGTGATGTCGCTGGTCAATCATATGAGGGGAAAAATAGAGGCTTATTTTGATATATGAGGTAGTTATTGGAGAACTATACTCTTCCTCAATCGGGCCGGATAACTGAATAAATAAGTGCCGCAATAGAGCCAGATTGTTGAGGAAAGGAGGGGTGTTTTATGCATTAGGTGCATTGGTAGTTGGGATTGCCATGTCACTATTGCGAACTAGGTATCGCAATTGGACAAGGAAAAAGGATTTTTCTTTATTCACCAAATGAAGAGGTGAATAATTTTGAAACAACAAGTACGTTTTATCATCTAGCAGAGGTTGAAAAATGCTTTGGAACGCTTGATGAGTTATTGGAACAAGTTACTATAGTAAAGAAATCTTAATTTCTTTTCTTTTGATCTCGTTACACTTGAAAAAGTGACAAAAAGTTGGTATTGGAGGAATTCAGATGTCTGGTACTATTATTTTAATCGGACCAATTTGTTCTGGTAAAAGTACAGTGGCTGAGGTCCTTTCAAGTAAAACTGGGATTCCTCAGCGACCAATGGATGATCGACGATTTGATTATTATAAAGAAATAGGTTTTAGTAAAGAAAGGCAAAATGAAATATGTGAAAATTATGGTTATATGTCTATGTATGAGTATTGGAAACCGTTCGAAGCACACGCAGTTAAAAGGGCGCTAGAGGATTATCCGAATTGTATTCACGACTTCGGTGCGGGACACTCTGTTTATGAAGATGAAGTCTTGTTGAAAGAAGTCAAAAGCATCCTCTATAACTACGAAAATGTATTTTTATTGCTGCCAAGTCAAAATGAAAAAGAATCCATTAATGTTTTAAATGAAAGATTAAAAGATGTGACCACTAACAACGATGTATATAAACTAAATGAACACTTTGTTAATCACAAGTCCAATAAGCTACTAGCTAAATACACTATTTATACTAATGGCTACTCTCCAGAAGAAATTGCTGATGAAATAACTGAAATAACTACTAACAATTCGTAGCATTGGATTCCTATGGCGCTTTTCCCTAATAATAAATAGCGCCAATACCGCATGTAAGTCCATTTAATGGAATAACTCCTTGTAAAAATAACAGATATTTGAAATAATTATTATTAAGCTAAAGAGACTGAATTATTGAATAAGTGTATTATGATTTTGGAGGGAAGAAATGTTGCTAACACTCGTATTATTGGGAATTGCAGTAGCCCTATTTATTATTGCATATAATATCAAGACGATTGGCGAAAGATTAATTAAAATTCTCGAAAAAAACTATTCAAACGAGAATGACGAAAACTAACTCGATAACGGTTAAAATCAAGACAGATAGTGTATTTAGGTACCCATTTCACCTGTTTTTGGTCTGTTCAGGAATTGGGGGCTTTAGCTGAATAACATATTCATTTATCGGGCCAGATAATGGAACAATTAACAGAATAAAATGGTTAAGTATTCTTGTGAAAATTGTATGGGAAGGAGGGGAAATTGTGAAAAGGTTAGTGATTATAACAGTTGGTAAGACCCATAGTGGAAAAAGTACTTTTGCAAAGGATTTAGAAAATGAGTTAGATAATTCTTTTGTTATGGACCAAGATAACAATGCTGAATTTATAAATACATATTACAAAAAGTTGCAACCCAAATCTGGACCTAATACACTTAAACATTCTATCTCAAAGTTAATTGTTGATTATGCTAAAGAACACACTGATTTGCATATTATTGCTAGTAGTGCAAATCGAACTAAAAAAGGGAGAAAGTATTTACTGGAAGAAATCTATCCTAAAGATGAGTTTGTCCGTATCATAGTTCATTTTGATATTCCAGATAAAGTTCTGCATTGGCGAGTTACTAATAGTAAACGTAGTACAGATATATTTAGAGGTGCTTATTCTAATTTTGAGGAAGTGTTATTAAGGCAACAAGCTGAATCTCAATTAGAAGATGTTGTGGATCCAGTGGAAGGGGAATCGGACAGTTTATTCGTAATTAAAGATAACTTGGAGGTTGATTCTGTAATAAAAGAAATTGTTCATATTTCCAAAGGCTATAATTGATTACTTCCTGTTTTACGTCTAGCTATACCAGTAATATTAGAAAGCATTCCATTAACGGGCGCAGTTGTTGAAGAAGCACTGTGCCATAATCAGGCCATTATCTGGAATAAGCGTTCATGAATTTTAAGAAAGATGCCA
Proteins encoded:
- a CDS encoding nucleoside/nucleotide kinase family protein is translated as MSGTIILIGPICSGKSTVAEVLSSKTGIPQRPMDDRRFDYYKEIGFSKERQNEICENYGYMSMYEYWKPFEAHAVKRALEDYPNCIHDFGAGHSVYEDEVLLKEVKSILYNYENVFLLLPSQNEKESINVLNERLKDVTTNNDVYKLNEHFVNHKSNKLLAKYTIYTNGYSPEEIADEITEITTNNS
- a CDS encoding GNAT family N-acetyltransferase, with translation MFKNWALNEQSYSGIWLFAEQTILNRRRLLLEGEGNIYGEKYTIVTLKERPDLEGDLNNLHSIGWTKYMREDPIAVKYWDKLLSWFPEFQYILLDEKLNPVACGNSVPFDWDGNEGSLPTGWDGVFEKGIVDYENNIQPNSLSALAIIIHPAFRGKGLSKRMVKEMKGLAIKSNFNNMVAPVRPSLKSKYPLIPMEEYIGWMRDDGTHFDPWIRTHFKIGASIIKVAETSMVIPATVKDWEKWINMKLPSSGSYIINEGLVPLELDKDANKGVYIEPNVWMKHPLV
- the ant(9) gene encoding aminoglycoside nucleotidyltransferase ANT(9) is translated as MSNMTNEEIPREAFDALRIAKNVLGSKLVGMSLYGSAVSGGLRINSDVDVLAVVNQQLSEATRRKLTERLMPISGKIGDEKGMRYLEFIVINKEDSVPWQYPPRNELIYGEWLRSEFENGQIPKPIFDPDLAIVLAQAREHSVSLFGPDLSTILDPIPVTDIQKAIKESLPELIDDLKGDERNVLLTLARMWQTMAENAISPKDVAAQWAIPKLPKQQAKVLDIAKKAYLGEYDDDWDGMEAEVMSLVNHMRGKIEAYFDI
- a CDS encoding DUF948 domain-containing protein — its product is MGVIYLGILLCSIAFAGSVAYICLVLKRISTTMQTLGTTLGEVEKELESITPEIKETVQHTGNLVDDVSDKVNATDSVFDTLENIGNSANAVNDVYHHNREKLSDEQFQRKVTPFIEGIRWTEAAFLLYSKWKKQQSNEEPINQTGSRDEI
- a CDS encoding YihY/virulence factor BrkB family protein; translation: MIQLKKFATDFMTKFKADNVPLLAAAQAYYYLLAIFPLIIVGFTIIPYFNINPNDAVNFIGNMLPGEIASIFEENIISMIATPQGGLLTIGIIGALWAASNGINAFIKSSNTAYDVEETRPFILVRLLSLGLTLGMIVALIIAFTLPMFGNIIVSFLQSFLGLSGTMALLFQVLRWTISIVVLTSLLMLLYRFAPNKQIPFKNIIPGALTASFLWQIISLGFSFYVSNFGNYSATYGSLGGVIILMIWFFLTGLILMVGAIVNVLYHRKQEQRQYDDKTSVS
- a CDS encoding HlyD family efflux transporter periplasmic adaptor subunit, which codes for MIRRRLIQALAVVFIGVNFLLVYVDDGENVERTSYITNWSHVFESDMLEQLHKPGVLAYAEEEHIYFDQNVGSFQEFLVEEGAQVNAGDGLYVYQVNDYVEVEANLMREVEALNGEISAVEEAIAQMDSYQIQDISPSTLDPFGFDEELPPLDEGEMLDPAETADERDERDEPEEAVEAELMKEQYIIEKEKELAQKTAQLNSVEGQLTELQSGGDTVTVVSPFQGTIKAVKETLEDPVITIEGTALHAEGELTEQERTQVEPGQEVEVRLTEQEMVMEGEVNEISESPIEVQIEGESIYPFTVAFNEMDEEVDQEDLLPGYHANVSIVMEESLGATVLFEDHVFTDSVWKMNADGKLVEQRVETGILMDTMLEITNGVTMGDTVAEEPTAQFRNGASFITPLKRSGISWDNITSYEHWSKAMVSGFLSR
- a CDS encoding DUF948 domain-containing protein — its product is MTLTGIGVLIIGVAFLVLTIFIAHTLQNLAGILSGIEKTVEKLPDQLDDVFKETGTLINQSNDTIADVNDKLEQLSPLFYIVGDVGNVTRNVTSSFVDVTETMKHNTEDSKEVSDKNSLGGLYGSFALGYYLLQKRRQARSEGATSNEQNE
- a CDS encoding ATP-binding protein is translated as MKRLVIITVGKTHSGKSTFAKDLENELDNSFVMDQDNNAEFINTYYKKLQPKSGPNTLKHSISKLIVDYAKEHTDLHIIASSANRTKKGRKYLLEEIYPKDEFVRIIVHFDIPDKVLHWRVTNSKRSTDIFRGAYSNFEEVLLRQQAESQLEDVVDPVEGESDSLFVIKDNLEVDSVIKEIVHISKGYN